A single genomic interval of Stieleria maiorica harbors:
- a CDS encoding DUF4132 domain-containing protein — protein MTSTVQQQDAWVDAERDYKLGLRAGKLVCQNPKGKSLASVPKWLKETETAESLLALADWLAEHELDCLHTVERWMLRSLSIPRAVLTEIWEDPAWRGGIENMVIVPVAAGGKFDLERAGLLREVDPKRGLGVIDLDGETQWFKSDAFAVPHPILIGDLEELRELAGDLGIRQSIDQLYRPIYQPTDDQLELNSINDFSGGHFEQLNFATSHCRRLGYPVRGGYATCRVWENHALIEARYFIGDEYPESPTWTGGLVFVDDSQKPQRISSIGPVTYSEGVRMASEIYAKRKVDSSEEDA, from the coding sequence ATGACGTCAACGGTCCAACAGCAGGACGCGTGGGTGGATGCCGAGCGGGATTACAAGCTGGGGCTCCGCGCCGGAAAACTCGTTTGCCAGAATCCCAAAGGCAAATCGCTCGCGTCGGTCCCCAAATGGCTCAAGGAAACCGAAACGGCCGAGTCGTTGTTGGCGCTGGCCGATTGGTTGGCCGAGCATGAATTGGACTGTTTGCACACGGTCGAACGATGGATGCTGCGTTCCTTGTCGATCCCACGCGCGGTGCTGACAGAGATTTGGGAGGATCCCGCATGGCGCGGCGGCATCGAAAACATGGTGATCGTGCCGGTGGCCGCGGGCGGAAAGTTTGACCTGGAGCGTGCCGGGTTGCTTCGCGAGGTCGACCCGAAACGCGGGCTGGGGGTGATCGACCTGGATGGCGAAACCCAGTGGTTCAAGAGCGATGCCTTTGCCGTGCCCCACCCGATCCTGATCGGCGATCTGGAAGAACTGCGTGAACTGGCCGGGGATCTGGGCATCCGACAATCGATCGACCAACTGTATCGCCCGATCTATCAGCCGACCGACGACCAGTTGGAACTGAATTCCATCAACGACTTTTCCGGCGGCCACTTCGAACAATTGAACTTTGCCACGTCCCACTGTCGTCGTTTGGGCTATCCCGTTCGCGGCGGCTACGCGACCTGCCGGGTTTGGGAGAACCACGCCCTGATCGAAGCCCGGTATTTCATCGGGGATGAGTACCCGGAATCGCCGACGTGGACCGGCGGATTGGTGTTCGTCGACGACAGCCAGAAACCTCAGCGAATCAGCTCGATCGGTCCGGTCACGTACAGCGAGGGCGTGCGGATGGCCTCGGAGATCTACGCCAAACGCAAAGTCGACTCGTCGGAGGAAGACGCATGA